Proteins from a genomic interval of Pradoshia eiseniae:
- a CDS encoding cytochrome d ubiquinol oxidase subunit II, with the protein MTVELITMAILWCYLYIYIIIASIEFGVGFYAYYGRFVSKKPIVHKLEDAYDPRLWPITIGFFAVFVIGVIGFFPETLEYFGRALIIPGIVVLLLVLIRFLAHLLYKREKNAGRFLFVYGSTGLLIPAALSIGLTISEGGFIRRAGGEIELLTRKLFLSPYSWSVVFLAAVSVLFISASFLYFYKQHKGDKAASEMTRGYALFWSVPTIFASILVIVSLRGHNLRHFESGLNLWWLFALSLVFYFAAVYLIYKRKRQGLAFLFVLLQFLTAFIGYGASHLPYILDPFITVHAFEGERVWVSLGMLLLVGILLIIPYGRLIMKLLMSNQKQENEKAQGTL; encoded by the coding sequence ATGACAGTTGAACTTATTACCATGGCAATATTATGGTGCTATTTGTATATTTATATCATTATTGCCTCCATTGAATTTGGAGTAGGATTTTACGCATACTACGGAAGATTCGTAAGCAAAAAACCAATTGTACATAAACTTGAGGATGCCTATGACCCGCGTCTTTGGCCAATTACGATTGGCTTTTTCGCTGTTTTTGTCATAGGGGTAATTGGATTCTTCCCTGAAACCCTCGAGTATTTTGGGAGAGCATTGATCATTCCAGGGATTGTCGTACTTTTGTTGGTTCTTATACGCTTTTTGGCGCATTTACTATACAAGAGAGAAAAGAATGCAGGACGATTTTTGTTTGTATATGGATCGACAGGCTTACTAATCCCGGCAGCGCTCTCGATTGGTCTAACAATCTCTGAAGGGGGCTTCATTCGACGAGCGGGAGGAGAGATTGAGCTCCTAACTCGAAAGCTGTTTTTGAGCCCTTATTCCTGGAGTGTCGTTTTCCTCGCCGCTGTCAGTGTCTTGTTCATAAGCGCTTCATTCTTATATTTCTATAAGCAGCATAAGGGAGATAAAGCGGCCAGCGAAATGACAAGGGGGTATGCTTTGTTCTGGAGTGTGCCGACAATATTCGCCTCCATACTTGTCATCGTTTCACTTAGAGGGCATAATTTACGTCATTTTGAGAGTGGCTTGAATCTATGGTGGTTATTTGCGCTTTCGTTAGTCTTTTACTTTGCAGCTGTTTATTTGATTTATAAGAGGAAAAGGCAAGGACTTGCTTTCTTATTTGTATTATTGCAATTCTTGACTGCTTTTATAGGGTATGGCGCCTCCCATTTGCCTTATATTCTCGACCCGTTTATAACTGTGCATGCCTTTGAGGGAGAGCGAGTGTGGGTGTCGCTCGGAATGTTATTATTGGTTGGCATATTATTAATCATTCCATATGGACGATTGATCATGAAGTTATTGATGAGTAATCAAAAGCAAGAAAATGAAAAAGCGCAGGGCACCTTATGA